Proteins encoded together in one Quercus lobata isolate SW786 chromosome 3, ValleyOak3.0 Primary Assembly, whole genome shotgun sequence window:
- the LOC115981703 gene encoding protein NUCLEAR FUSION DEFECTIVE 6, chloroplastic/mitochondrial yields the protein MAANYARRTLQISSKTLLSCTSSSSSSSSSSTTFASKASRLSGLGLASAGPNSASRLSVHKRILSRLPVELSGVQQSLMPLHSVTASALLTSLLSVYNDNWGCLSEGFATTL from the exons ATGGCGGCTAACTATGCGAGAAGAACCCTACAAATCTCTTCCAAAACCCTACTGAGCTGtacttcatcttcatcttcatcttcatcttcgtCAACTACTTTCGCTTCCAAAGCTTCGAGATTGAGTGGGCTTGGGCTCGCCTCTGCTGGGCCCAACTCTGCTTCCCGACTCTCTGTTCACAAGCGCATACTCTCCAG GCTTCCTGTGGAGTTGTCTGGTGTGCAGCAATCTCTAATGCCATTGCATAGTGTTACTGCTTCTGCATTGTTAACTTCATTGCTTTCTGTGTACAATGACAACTGGGGGTGTCTATCAGAAG GATTTGCAACAACACTATAA